The following proteins are encoded in a genomic region of Streptomyces sp. NBC_01723:
- a CDS encoding NAD(P)/FAD-dependent oxidoreductase, with protein sequence MQEDQRVFDVAIVGGGIGGTMLGAMLARNGVRVLLLEGSGHPRFAIGESTVPETTFGLRVLARRYGVPEIEHLATNGALRRHVSSSCGVKRNFSFVYHREGEPTRPDECTQYPTWGPPLGPDSHYFRQDVDAYMFHVAVSYGVTAYTHTLVDDVKFEEDGATLVTRDRGSFRASYVVDAGGMRAVLPERLGLRQEPPYRTRSRTIFTHMVDVRPFDTVAPPRREHGMPSPFSQGTLHHMFEGGWLWVIPFDNHSTSTSELCSVGLNLDLDHHPRPDDVPAEEEFWRHVRRFPSVARQFDRARAVRPYVSTDRTQFASQKVVGDRWCLLPHASDFIDPLFSSGLAVTVMALNALGHRLIEAVRQDDFDTARFAYLDHWTKRMFRFYDDLVSCSYIAFDDFELWNAWNRVWTITTLYGTNAQNQAAVTFEKTGDTACFDALELPPYRGLQGVDNPWVQRLFDQARDAVLAYRAGDSTKERTIARIYELLRESELCPAVWGTLDPEDRCPAGVFTLWPLMKILLWGKFRSPRHVRGSYFTGGARLVGKEAVQAYTTELRAGGSQVHQTVRDMWVNWNRDWARRPAPRK encoded by the coding sequence ATGCAAGAGGACCAGCGTGTTTTCGACGTCGCCATCGTGGGTGGCGGCATCGGCGGGACGATGCTGGGGGCCATGCTCGCCCGCAACGGCGTGCGCGTGCTGCTGCTGGAGGGCAGCGGCCACCCCCGCTTCGCCATCGGAGAGTCCACCGTCCCCGAGACCACGTTCGGCCTGCGGGTGCTGGCCCGCCGCTACGGTGTCCCGGAGATCGAGCACCTGGCGACCAACGGGGCGCTGCGCCGCCACGTGTCGTCCAGCTGCGGGGTCAAGCGGAACTTCAGCTTCGTCTACCACCGGGAGGGCGAGCCGACCCGGCCCGACGAGTGCACCCAGTACCCCACCTGGGGTCCGCCGCTCGGCCCGGACTCGCACTACTTCCGGCAGGACGTGGACGCCTACATGTTCCACGTCGCGGTGTCCTACGGCGTCACCGCGTACACCCACACCCTCGTCGACGACGTGAAGTTCGAGGAGGACGGTGCCACCCTGGTCACCAGGGACCGGGGGAGCTTCCGGGCGTCGTACGTGGTCGACGCCGGCGGGATGCGCGCCGTGCTGCCCGAGCGGCTGGGGCTGCGGCAGGAACCGCCGTACCGCACCCGCTCGCGCACGATCTTCACGCACATGGTGGACGTGCGCCCCTTCGACACGGTGGCCCCGCCGCGCCGGGAGCACGGCATGCCCAGCCCGTTCAGCCAGGGCACGCTCCACCACATGTTCGAGGGCGGTTGGCTCTGGGTCATCCCGTTCGACAACCACTCGACCAGCACCAGCGAGCTGTGCAGCGTCGGCCTCAACCTCGATCTCGACCACCATCCCCGCCCCGACGACGTCCCGGCCGAGGAGGAGTTCTGGCGGCACGTGCGCCGGTTCCCCAGTGTGGCCCGGCAGTTCGACCGGGCGCGCGCGGTGCGGCCCTACGTGTCCACCGACCGCACCCAGTTCGCCTCGCAGAAGGTGGTCGGCGACCGCTGGTGCCTCCTGCCGCACGCCAGCGACTTCATCGACCCGCTCTTCTCCAGTGGCCTCGCGGTCACGGTGATGGCGCTCAACGCGCTCGGCCACCGCCTCATCGAGGCCGTGCGCCAGGACGACTTCGACACCGCCCGGTTCGCGTACCTGGACCACTGGACCAAGCGCATGTTCCGGTTCTACGACGACCTGGTGTCGTGCAGCTACATCGCGTTCGACGACTTCGAGCTGTGGAACGCGTGGAACCGGGTGTGGACGATCACCACGCTGTACGGGACGAACGCGCAGAACCAGGCCGCCGTGACCTTCGAGAAGACCGGGGACACCGCCTGCTTCGACGCCCTGGAACTGCCGCCCTACCGGGGCCTGCAGGGGGTCGACAACCCGTGGGTGCAACGGCTCTTCGACCAGGCGAGGGACGCGGTGCTCGCCTACCGCGCGGGCGACTCGACGAAGGAGCGGACCATCGCCCGCATCTACGAACTGCTGCGCGAGAGCGAGCTGTGCCCGGCCGTGTGGGGCACCCTCGACCCCGAAGACCGCTGCCCCGCGGGGGTGTTCACCCTGTGGCCGCTGATGAAGATCCTGCTGTGGGGCAAGTTCCGCTCGCCGCGGCACGTCCGCGGTTCCTACTTCACCGGCGGCGCGCGGCTGGTGGGCAAGGAGGCCGTCCAGGCGTACACCACCGAGCTGCGGGCCGGCGGCTCCCAGGTCCACCAGACGGTGCGGGACATGTGGGTCAACTGGAACCGGGACTGGGCACGGCGTCCGGCGCCGCGGAAATGA
- a CDS encoding RNA polymerase sigma factor, with the protein MARHSTCQSPAECSWEEIFQHQDRLMRLVRRRLPSFQDAEDCVQETMARAAAHAALDRNRLGAFLTSVALRLCIDFYRDMDRRSRLLQRAVLLDASGTTEEDVCDRDFGTWLLAQVQHLRGREQEVILARSKGISTAEFARMHNISVKAAEAAFTRGRARLKNVCAKALEGCIQ; encoded by the coding sequence ATGGCGCGACATTCCACTTGCCAATCGCCCGCTGAATGCTCCTGGGAAGAAATCTTCCAGCATCAGGACCGCCTCATGCGGTTGGTTCGGCGAAGACTGCCAAGTTTTCAGGACGCCGAGGACTGCGTTCAGGAAACCATGGCCCGCGCAGCCGCCCACGCCGCGTTGGACAGGAATCGACTCGGTGCCTTTCTGACGTCCGTGGCGCTTCGCCTCTGCATCGACTTCTACCGTGACATGGACCGTCGCAGCAGACTTCTCCAGCGCGCGGTCCTCCTGGACGCCTCCGGCACGACCGAGGAGGACGTCTGCGACAGGGACTTCGGCACATGGCTCCTGGCCCAGGTGCAACACCTGCGGGGGCGGGAGCAGGAAGTCATACTCGCCCGCTCAAAGGGAATTTCCACAGCGGAATTCGCCCGCATGCACAACATCTCCGTCAAGGCGGCCGAGGCCGCCTTCACCCGGGGCCGTGCACGGCTCAAGAACGTGTGCGCAAAGGCCCTGGAAGGCTGCATCCAGTAA
- a CDS encoding ABC1 kinase family protein, with amino-acid sequence MASVVGDRLRLVVKVLGSLVADEVGQATRLRRRTRQDLRSPAEATDASAGSELRRAKAVRQALESLGPFYVKLGQILSTRPDMVPQAIREELQNLHDQVDIQPFSVFEPVLAHDLGPDWKLRFDDVETVAPLGAASLAQVYRVTLPGGRPAVVKIQRPGIRDGVLADMALMRRASKIVARVAPRFNEVIDIEAMLGSVFDAMEPELDFNGEARNMDEAREHVRPFRSLEVPRVLYSSPRVLVQSLAGGRSVRHIDRAHFTDDERVEIGKDLLRFMYHGYFVHRFFHADPHAGNVFAAPGGPATLIDWGMVGRLDRRTSLQLLPLFMTLAQNDGAGLAQHWAEMGRITPWANMPAFAADMAAFVPKVSHLALEDMNFGVSLTTVLAKATKRGIGSPPSVSLLGKSFANLDGSVRCLAPEITLPEVFQGEVPKILFALGREFLGRNQFARNSMELLLAAVTSPDQARGVLSDIANRQFALNIHEPRTPAAMGGQRPSRPSGGLLALGALAVLLSRRRSS; translated from the coding sequence ATGGCGTCTGTCGTCGGCGACCGGCTGCGTCTCGTGGTCAAGGTCCTGGGCAGCCTCGTTGCCGACGAGGTCGGACAGGCGACACGGCTGCGGAGGCGCACCCGACAGGACCTGCGGTCCCCGGCGGAGGCCACCGACGCCTCCGCCGGGTCCGAGCTGCGCCGTGCGAAGGCGGTGCGGCAGGCACTGGAGAGCCTGGGGCCGTTCTACGTGAAGCTCGGTCAGATCCTGTCCACGCGACCGGACATGGTGCCGCAGGCGATCCGCGAGGAGCTGCAGAACCTGCACGACCAGGTGGACATCCAGCCGTTCTCGGTGTTCGAGCCGGTGCTGGCGCACGACCTCGGGCCGGACTGGAAGCTGCGCTTCGACGACGTCGAGACCGTCGCCCCGCTCGGGGCCGCGTCCCTCGCCCAGGTGTACCGGGTGACCCTGCCCGGCGGGCGCCCGGCCGTGGTGAAGATCCAGCGGCCCGGCATCCGGGACGGCGTGCTGGCGGACATGGCCCTGATGCGCCGGGCGTCGAAGATCGTGGCCCGGGTGGCGCCCCGGTTCAACGAGGTCATCGACATCGAGGCGATGCTCGGCTCGGTCTTCGACGCCATGGAGCCCGAGCTGGACTTCAACGGCGAGGCCCGCAACATGGACGAGGCCCGCGAGCACGTCCGGCCCTTCCGCTCGCTGGAGGTGCCCCGGGTCCTGTACTCCAGCCCCCGGGTCCTGGTCCAGTCGCTGGCCGGCGGCAGGTCGGTACGGCACATCGACCGCGCCCACTTCACCGACGACGAACGCGTCGAGATCGGCAAGGACCTGCTGCGCTTCATGTACCACGGGTACTTCGTGCACCGCTTCTTCCACGCCGACCCGCACGCGGGCAACGTCTTCGCCGCCCCCGGCGGGCCCGCGACGCTGATCGACTGGGGCATGGTGGGCCGCCTGGACCGGCGCACCAGCCTGCAACTGCTGCCGCTGTTCATGACGTTGGCGCAGAACGACGGCGCGGGCCTGGCTCAGCACTGGGCGGAGATGGGCCGGATCACCCCGTGGGCCAACATGCCGGCGTTCGCCGCCGACATGGCGGCCTTCGTGCCCAAGGTCTCCCATCTGGCCCTGGAGGACATGAACTTCGGCGTCTCGCTCACCACCGTGCTGGCGAAGGCGACCAAGCGGGGCATCGGGTCACCGCCGTCCGTGTCGCTGCTGGGCAAGTCCTTCGCGAACCTGGACGGCTCGGTGCGCTGCCTGGCTCCGGAGATCACGCTGCCGGAGGTGTTCCAGGGCGAGGTGCCAAAGATCCTCTTCGCGCTGGGCCGCGAGTTCCTCGGCCGCAACCAGTTCGCCCGCAACTCCATGGAACTGCTGCTGGCCGCGGTCACCAGCCCCGACCAGGCCCGCGGAGTGCTGTCCGACATCGCCAACCGCCAGTTCGCGCTCAACATCCACGAGCCGCGTACCCCCGCCGCGATGGGGGG